Proteins encoded together in one Phoenix dactylifera cultivar Barhee BC4 unplaced genomic scaffold, palm_55x_up_171113_PBpolish2nd_filt_p 000064F, whole genome shotgun sequence window:
- the LOC103714956 gene encoding IRK-interacting protein-like has product MASSTAPQGQGIHRHDIQAAMAKAVELRALHAALLQGGSGSPAVPRLPPGASPSISRGSNQFSAEDYPVFTPSYEEEPLPGYHYMRPENRSLSEIWRGIVLEEEGKDDEAISSDNRSVNRFSSSNSEQHICSANNHFSNRGSCVNHVSLLPIVPGADILKSSSRRTNSGEFKTVTTCNTCKPATINRESEIDHKNHKNVTSTAPEPDTQPSTQLPTKQRGPILSWLFPKSKKKPKSEVSANTIESEDMSQLLKDWGLFSLESLKKELLEANQNRDAALTEVAEMKSSLGELRQKLVSLEAYCEELKKALKQAVQAKSSQVLDGPNLSKRTKPISGSRENLMPVSHEVMVEGFLQVVSEARLSVKQFCKTLIHQTEETDSELMEKLNLLLQSHHITASNRYSKGVLYHLEAVINQSLYQDFENCVFQKNGSPKFLDPQQDHQENFSAFVALRNLSWNEVLRKGTKYYSEEFSKFCDQKMSCIVSILNWSKPWPEQLLQSFFVAAKCIWLLHLLAFSFSPPLVILRVEENRTFDPLYMEDILFDRHRAQAPAQVKIMVMPGFYVQDRVLRCRVLCRHRSVA; this is encoded by the exons ATGGCTTCTTCCACGGCTCCGCAGGGGCAGGGGATCCACAGGCATGACATCCAGGCCGCCATGGCCAAGGCCGTCGAGCTGAGGGCCCTCCACGCGGCGCTGCTCCAGGGGGGCAGCGGTAGCCCTGCCGTCCCGAGGCTCCCGCCCGGCGCTTCCCCTTCCATTTCCAGGGGTTCCAATCAATTCTCCGCCGAGGATTACCCCGTCTTCACGCCT AGTTATGAAGAGGAACCCTTACCTGGATATCACTATATGCGTCCAGAAAACCGAAGCTTATCAGAAATCTGGCGCGGAATCGTGTTGGAAGAAGAAGGCAAAGATGATGAAGCCATTTCCTCTGATAATAGAAGTGTTAATAGATTTTCTTCTTCAAACAGTGAACAACATATTTGCTCTGCAAATAACCATTTCTCCAACAGAGGCTCATGTGTAAACCACGTGTCCCTTCTGCCAATTGTTCCAGGAGCTGATATCCTTAAATCTTCGAGCAGGAGAACCAATTCAGGAGAATTCAAAACTGTAACAACATGCAATACATGCAAGCCTGCAACTATCAATAGGGAATCTGAAATTGATCACAAGAATCATAAGAATGTTACTAGCACAGCACCAGAGCCTGATACACAGCCATCCACACAGTTACCTACAAAGCAGAGAGGGCCAATACTTTCATGGTTGTTTCCCAAATCAAAGAAGAAGCCCAAGTCGGAGGTGTCTGCAAACACAATAGAATCCGAGGACATGTCACAACTTTTAAAAGACTGGGGTTTGTTTTCTCTTGAGTCATTGAAGAAGGAGCTGCTTGAGGCCAATCAGAACCGGGATGCTGCATTGACAGAAGTTGCAGAGATGAAATCTTCATTAGGAGAACTGAGACAGAAGCTAGTGAGCTTAGAAGCATACTGTGAAGAGCTGAAGAAGGCTCTGAAGCAGGCAGTGCAAGCAAAGAGCAGTCAGGTTCTGGACGGGCCAAATTTGTCAAAGAGAACAAAACCCATCAGTGGCAGCAGAGAAAATTTAATGCCTGTGAGCCATGAAGTAATGGTAGAAGGTTTCTTGCAGGTAGTATCAGAAGCAAGGCTCTCTGTAAAACAATTCTGCAAGACACTCATCCACCAGACCGAAGAAACTGATAGTGAGCTGATGGAGAAgctaaatttgctcctccaatcaCATCATATCACGGCGAGCAACAGGTACTCAAAAGGAGTACTGTATCATTTGGAAGCTGTTATAAACCAATCTCTGTATCAGGACTTTGAGAACTGTGTGTTTCAGAAGAATGGATCACCAAAGTTTCTGGATCCCCAGCAAGATCACCAGGAGAACTTCTCAGCTTTCGTTGCACTACGGAACTTGAGCTGGAATGAGGTATTGCGCAAAGGAACTAAGTACTACAGTGAAGAATTCAGCAAATTTTGTGATCAAAAAATGAGTTGCATTGTTTCTATACTGAATTGGTCAAAACCATGGCCTGAACAGCTCCTCCAGTCATTCTTTGTCGCTGCCAAGTGCATTTGGTTGCTCCATCTCCTGGCTTTCTCCTTCAGCCCACCGCTCGTGATCTTGCGGGTTGAGGAGAACAGAACTTTCGATCCCCTCTATATGGAGGATATCCTCTTTGACCGCCACAGAGCACAAGCTCCAGCCCAAGTCAAGATCATGGTAATGCCAGGGTTCTATGTTCAAGATAGAGTGCTCAGATGTAGAGTTCTGTGCAGGCACCGGTCTGTAGCATAA